The nucleotide window CACTTCCCCTCAGGACGTGCCATATAAAGAGGGAGATGGTCCATATTCCGCTTTCGACAAAAAGTCGGCGTGAAATTTTTCCTATTTCGCGCATCGAAATCCTAGAAAGATAAACTGCTTTGATGGATCAATCAGGTTGCGATCAAAAGTTTTCCCATATTCGTAATCGAGGTGATGGTTCCACAGTCCACCTCGCGTGACCTTTTTCCCGTTTTCAGAACTAGCTGTCCACTCCCATACTGAGCCTGCCATATCACGGACACCGTAAGGAGAATTGTCTTTCTTGTTGAGTCCGACTCGACGCTTGATGATTCCCGAATAAAAGGGGTGTGGTTTTTTGCGCAGAGGTTTATTTCCCCATGGGAAGATCCGCGCATCGGTGCCCCGGGCAGATTTTTCCCACTCTTGTTCCGTAGGCAAGTGTTTGCCCACATGTTTGCAATAAATATCAGCCTGATTCCAGGTGATGCCGGTGAC belongs to Nitrospinota bacterium and includes:
- a CDS encoding formylglycine-generating enzyme family protein, giving the protein MRAFALIVFLILVTNSGYTVASEMVEVPAGKFVMGNSTDAYASPSKTAHLESFFIDRFEVTNEEFRKQFPDHVFWKGFELHPVTGITWNQADIYCKHVGKHLPTEQEWEKSARGTDARIFPWGNKPLRKKPHPFYSGIIKRRVGLNKKDNSPYGVRDMAGSVWEWTASSENGKKVTRGGLWNHHLDYEYGKTFDRNLIDPSKQFIFLGFRCAK